The sequence CGGAGCGTCGAGCCAGCTCATCGCCCCGCCTCGCCGGCCATCCCGGGCAGGCGCGAGAATTTCGACGCCACCCACAGGAAGAAGACGGTCAGCACGAGCAGCACCACGCCGAGCGAACTCGCGGCGCCCCAGTTGAAGAACAGCTCGATGTCGCTCGCGATCTGGTTCGACACCATGATGACCTTCCCGCCGCCCAGCACGGCCGGGGTGACGTAGAAGCCCAGGCAGATGACGAACACGATCAACGAGCCGGCCGCGAGCCCCGGCAGCGAGAGCGGGAAGAACACCGTCCAGAACGCGCGCACCGGCGACGCCCCGAGGTTCGCCGCGGCCTTCAGGCAGTCGCGGTCGATCGCGCGCATCGAGCCCAGCACCGGCAGCACGAGGAGCGGCAGCATGATGTGCACCATGCCCACCAGCGTGCCGAACAGGTTGTTGACCAGCGGGAGCGGCTCGCTCCACAGGCCGAGCGCCATGCCCCACTGGTTGACGAGTCCGCCGCGCTGCAGGAGCACGAGCCACGCGTAGGTGCGCACCAGGAGCGAGGTCCAGAACGGCAGCATCACCGCGATCAGGAGCAGGTTCGCGGTCCGCCGCGGCAACTGCGCGAGCACGTAGGCGAGCGGGTAGCCGAGCGCGATGCAGATTGCGGTCGTGAGGAAGCTCACCTTGAACGTCGTGACGAAGATCCGGGCGTACGCCGGCTGCTCGACGAGCCGGCGGTAGTGCACGAGCGACAGGCTGCCGTC is a genomic window of Burkholderiales bacterium containing:
- a CDS encoding ABC transporter permease; this encodes MATGAASADGHARGLRRDELVERLALLSLGGPALLLVLVTMVLPIAWLFGLSLQADDGSLSLVHYRRLVEQPAYARIFVTTFKVSFLTTAICIALGYPLAYVLAQLPRRTANLLLIAVMLPFWTSLLVRTYAWLVLLQRGGLVNQWGMALGLWSEPLPLVNNLFGTLVGMVHIMLPLLVLPVLGSMRAIDRDCLKAAANLGASPVRAFWTVFFPLSLPGLAAGSLIVFVICLGFYVTPAVLGGGKVIMVSNQIASDIELFFNWGAASSLGVVLLVLTVFFLWVASKFSRLPGMAGEAGR